In Dermatophagoides farinae isolate YC_2012a chromosome 9, ASM2471394v1, whole genome shotgun sequence, a genomic segment contains:
- the LOC124497789 gene encoding uncharacterized protein LOC124497789 isoform X3 — MFFDSDYLMIVFQFCDRSSIDNHCVCVCVFGANQIKSNPYSHHTYLLLSLFPCVCVYVHGSLFLLIIIIVVVVGSSKGNIIHHHQVSYNIYQASKKNDSSQQAIKKNDADSTLNQNQQSSPCCQNDQQQPQQIIQNCCCCCCQTKITSTALNHHHHNCCRSLISDVNVDGQQQQQEQQQTLTTTDSKINAIVFERNNPNYDDDGDISNVNIPIKTLPSSSSSSTHEKQLSLTDIDHNNTHHHYPHDRSMSLLNNQTKSILETKHLSTTTTMLNTDNDDLVNEFDDCQQQQQQQKDTRSSKQKSMNVINPSNILVAAAAIQKQPHHHHHHQEQNNQCLANKTLKSNESFQNCINCTNNNNKNNNNHPTTIKLAIRRSQQLKLPSTTTTTEKEKQNNLSNFLRNKQSRIDNNNDVDDVVDANSLINGSSQHHRHHQRKTRGKNIDLMMMMTNNNNNNNNNNNNNNNNIINNNNNIISNRKTTSVDMNDFDILKVLGTGAYGKVFLVRKIGGGPDNGKLYAMKVLKKSSVMQKQKTLEHTRTERQVLEVVRRRPFFVSLHYAFQTATKLHLILDYVNGGELFTHLYQRDYFTEDAVRIYAAELVLALENLHKLGIIYRDIKLENILLDHDGHIVLADFGLCKQFLPHETDQRTHSFCGTIEYMAPEIVGGNGHDFSVDWWSFGVLIYELLTGASPFTVDGERNTQQEISKRILRSQPPIPSHLSPEVRDLLQMILVKDPDRRLGGGNRDADEIKRHPFFVSIDWKALAERRVPAPFRPNIRDELDTSNFAEEFTRLVPNVSLLMGNDPPTTQNKHQQIADSNNNCDPNSEDDDDDQDDPFVDYSYIAPSLIIDQSSSSPSSSSSSLSSIRPPIYRLQSYQQPKHHQQQMSQTHRVHRPDIWKLVNECSDISGHNNGDKLNVSKTKNHEFFDHYELVGPGRRKQSHQQQQFSSSSTNQYKDLGWLGDGSYSICHRCRHRKTGEHFAVKIVSRHWRRDSETGLSYDAALNERSLLHACQGHGNIVQLNEVFQDDKYMFIVLELLPGGELSSRIRQSTNRRFNERQAWLVFRQLVSAVQYLHSRGIVHRDLKPENVLFKHTASETFDDDNDDEAEIKLVDFGFARFIPSSGYRMTTPCCTLNYAAPEVLFQAVIQSQNSMITSKRSWTTTRGSFANHLYRDGYDNSCDLWSLGAVLYTMLTGRVPFQQSYHHYQQQQHRNSLTQNSKKSTAVNNYASYILERILSGQELNHNTMWINSQVKISAQCKSVINGLLTINPKQRLTMQQLLKHPWINEMIVMDPSNMSPSCKTNKFSINEQKNMASAQTMTMMMMTNTSKHVSVESMETAPIISTQQQQQQQSQGHLKMTFKKKKTTTTATSSSSGSINTTNSIIDSNSIVFTQKTNNDNDDESAEFEVIDFSINSGSSSSSSTSSSSSSRRYDSGIHSLSSSSTGNGMNISVGSSGHQASSSSSSLSSTYSSSASISSNNNTVLADNNKVEAFLATLSPSSSTNSIKRSKRPRNNCNDDDDDDHSFGLMDRNNNNVESDNSDNDDQQKPSSTPPIRARILMKMSMIKQQQQQQHQQSTTATRIVSIKKPRKRRRISTIVIDDD; from the exons ATGTTCTTTGATTCTGactatttgatgattgtttttcaattttgtgatcgatcatcaattgataatcattgtgtgtgcgtctgtgtgtttggagcaaatcaaatcaaatcaaatccatATAGCCATCATACATATTTGCTCCTTTCTCTCTTTccatgtgtttgtgtgtatgttcatGGCTCACTTTttttgctcatcatcatcatagtcgtcgtcgtaggATCTTCGAAAGGaaatatcattcatcatcatcaagtgtcatataatatataccaggcatcaaaaaaaaacgacagcAGCCAGCAAgctatcaaaaaaaatgatg CAGATTCTACattgaatcagaatcaaCAGTCATCACCGTGTTGCCAAAATGATCAACAGCAACCACAACAAATCAtacaaaattgttgttgttgttgttgtcaaacaaaaataacatcaacagctctcaatcatcatcatcataattgttgTCGGTCATTGATTTCGGATGTTAATGTggatggacaacaacaacaacaagagcaACAGcaaacattaacaacaacagattcAAAGATCAATGCCATAGTGTTCGAACGTAATAATcctaattatgatgatgatggtgacatCTCCAACGTAAATATTCCTATAAAaacattgccatcatcatcatcatcatcaactcatgaaaaacaattatcattgacGGATATTGACCATAATaatactcatcatcattatccacaTGATCGGTCAAtgtcattattgaataatcaaacaaaatcaattcttGAAACGAAAcatttatcaacaacaacaacaatgttgaacacggataatgatgatttagtcaatgaatttgatgattgtcaacaacaacagcaacaacaaaaagataCTCGGTcatccaaacaaaaatcaatgaatgtcaTTAACCCATCTAACATACttgtagcagcagcagcaatacAAAAACagcctcatcatcatcatcatcatcaagaacaGAATAATCAATGTTTGGCCAATAAAACactaaaatcaaatgaaagtTTTCAAAATTGTATAAACTGtacaaataacaataataaaaataataataatcatccaacaacaattaaattAGCAATACGACGATCTCAGCAATTGAAATtgccatcaacaacaacaaccaccgaGAAGGAGAAGCAAAATAATTTGTCGAATTTTTTACGAAATAAACAATCaagaatcgataataataatgacgttgatgatgttgttgacgCAAATTCTTTGATTAATGGCAGCAGCCagcatcatcgtcatcatcaacgaaaaacTCGTGGAAAGAAtatcgatttgatgatgatgatgaccaacaacaacaacaataacaacaacaacaacaataacaacaacaacaacatcatcaacaacaacaacaacatcatttcGAATAGGAAAACAACATCTGTCGACATGAATGATTTCGATATACTCAAAGTTTTAGGAACTGGCGCCTATGGAAAG gtATTTTTAGTACGTAAAATTGGTGGTGGTCCAgataatggaaaattatATGCAATGAaagtattgaaaaaatcatcggtaatgcaaaaacagaaaacattGGAACATACACGTACTGAACGACAGGTTCTTGAAGTGGTACGACGTAgaccattttttgtttcattgcaTTATGCATTTCAAACAGCCACTAAATTACATCTTATTCTTg ATTATGTTAATGGTGGTGAACTATTCACACATTTATATCAACGTGATTATTTCACCGAAGATGCTGTACGTATTTATGCAGCCGAATTAGTATTAGCATTGGAAAATTTACAcaag CTTGGAATTATATATCGTGAtataaaattggaaaatattcTATTAGATCATGATGGACATATCGTATTGGCCGATTTTGGTCTTTGTAAACAATTTCTACCTCATGAAACT GATCAACGTACACATTCGTTTTGTGGAACAATCGAATATATGGCACCCGAAATTGTTGGTGGTAATGGACATGATTTTAGTG tTGATTGGTGGTCATTCGGTGTTTTAATCTACGAACTACTTACTGGTGCATCACCATTCACCGTTGATGGTGAACGTAATACACAACAAGAGATCTCAAAACGAATTTTACGTTCACAACCACCGATACCTAGCCATTTATCACCAGAAGTTCGTGATCTATTACAGATGATATTGGTTAAAGATCCGGATAGACGATTAGGTGGTGGTAATCGTGATGCCGATGAGATTAAAAGACATCCATTTTTTGTATCAATCGATTGGAAAGCATTAGCCGAACGACGTGTACCGGCACCATTTCGTCCAAATATTCGTGATGAATTAGATACAAGTAATTTTGCTGAAGAATTCACACGTCTTGTACCGaatgtttcattattgatggGCAATGATCCACCAACAACTCAAAATAAACATCAACAGATTGCCgattcgaataataattgtgatCCTAATAGCGaggatgacgatgatgatcaggatGATCCATTTGTTGACTATTCATATATAGCGCcatcattaatcattgatcaatcatcatcatcaccatcatcatcgtcgtcatcattatcatcgattcgTCCACCGATTTATCGATTACAATCATATCAGCAACCaaaacatcatcagcaacaaatgTCTCAAACACATCGTGTTCATAGGCCTGATATCTGGAAACTAGTCAATGAATGTTCAGATATTAGTGGCCACAATAATGGCGATAAACTGAATGTatctaaaacaaaaaatcatgaattctttgatcattatgaattgGTGGGTCCTGGGCGCCGTAAACAatcacatcaacaacaacaattttcatcatcatcaacaaatcaatatAAAGATTTAGGTTGGCTAGGTGATGGTAGCTATTCAATATGTCATCGATGTCGTCATCGTAAAACGGGTGAACATTTTGCCGTGAAAATTGTCTCTAGACATTGGCGTCGTGATTCAGAAACCGGATTATCATATGATGCAGCATTGAATGAACGGTCATTATTGCATGCATGTCAAGGACATGGAAACATTGTACAATTAAATGAAGTATTTCAAGATGATAAATATATGTTTATCGTTTTGGAATTATTACCTGGTGGTGAACTATCATCACGTATTCGTCAATCAACTAATCGTCGTTTCAATGAACGTCAAGCATGGCTTGTATTTCGTCAGCTTGTTTCCGCTGTACAATATCTACATTCCCGTGGCATTGTTCATCGTGACCTGAAACCCgag aatgtCCTTTTCAAACATACCGCCTCcgaaacatttgatgatgataatgatgatgaggcagaaatcaaattggttgattttggttttgcTCGATTCATACCCTCATCTGGTTATCGAATGACAACACCATGTTGTACATTAAATTATGCTGCACCAGAGGTACTTTTTCAGGCTGTGATACAATCTcagaattcaatgattacATCGAAACGATCATGGACAACTACACGTGGATCATTTGCTAATCATTTATATCGTGATGGATACGATAATAGCTGTGAT cTGTGGAGCCTTGGTGCTGTACTTTATACGATGCTCACTGGTCGCGTACCATTTCaacaatcatatcatcattatcaacaacagcagcacaGAAATTCTTTGacacaaaattcaaaaaaatctacTGCTGTCAATAATTATGcatcatatatattggaACGAATACTTTCTGGACAAGAATTGAATCATAATACAATGTGGATTAATAGTCAGGTGAAAATATCCGCTCAATGTAAATCTGTGATTAATGGTCTATTAACAATCAATCCAAAACAACGTTTAACTATGCAACAATTATTGAAACATCCATGgattaatgaaatgattgtaaTGGATCCTTCCAACATGAGTCCAAGTTGCAAGACAAATAAATTCTCaataaacgaacaaaaaaatatggctTCTGcacaaacaatgacaatgatgatgatgactaacACATCAAAGCATGTTAGTGTTGAATCAATGGAAACAGCGCCAATCATATcgacacaacaacaacaacaacaacaatcacaaggtcatttaaaaatgacattcaaaaagaaaaagactacaacaacagcaacgagTTCATCATCAGGATCTATAAATAccacaaattcaattatcgattccaattcaattgtttttacacaaaaaactaataatgataatgatgatgaatctgcCGAATTTGAAGTGATTGATTTTAGCATCAattctggatcatcatcatcatcatcgacctcatcatcatcatcaagtcgACGTTATGATTCAGGAatacattcattatcatcatcatctactgGAAATGGTATGAACATTAGTGTTGGTAGTAGTGGTCAtcaagcatcatcatcatcatcgtcattatcatcaacatattcatcatcagcatccatttcatctaataataatacagtTCTagctgataataataaagttgAAGCATTTCTAGCtacattatcaccatcatcatcaacgaattCGATCAAGCGTTCAAAACGTCCACGAaataattgtaatgatgatgatgatgatgaccattcaTTTGGGTTAATGgatcgtaataataataatgttgaatcaGATAATTCAGACAacgatgatcaacaaaaaccatcatcaacaccaccGATAAGAGCaagaattttgatgaaaatgtcaatgatcaaacagcaacaacaacaacaacatcaacaatcgaCGACTGCCACAAgaattgtttcaataaaaaaaccaagaaaGCGTCGTCGAATATCAACCAttgtcatcgatgatgattga
- the LOC124497789 gene encoding uncharacterized protein LOC124497789 isoform X4, with translation MIVIDFHNHHVDVGDDDDIVERQHFYNQQQPQQHHLRIRHSKQDINNADSTLNQNQQSSPCCQNDQQQPQQIIQNCCCCCCQTKITSTALNHHHHNCCRSLISDVNVDGQQQQQEQQQTLTTTDSKINAIVFERNNPNYDDDGDISNVNIPIKTLPSSSSSSTHEKQLSLTDIDHNNTHHHYPHDRSMSLLNNQTKSILETKHLSTTTTMLNTDNDDLVNEFDDCQQQQQQQKDTRSSKQKSMNVINPSNILVAAAAIQKQPHHHHHHQEQNNQCLANKTLKSNESFQNCINCTNNNNKNNNNHPTTIKLAIRRSQQLKLPSTTTTTEKEKQNNLSNFLRNKQSRIDNNNDVDDVVDANSLINGSSQHHRHHQRKTRGKNIDLMMMMTNNNNNNNNNNNNNNNNIINNNNNIISNRKTTSVDMNDFDILKVLGTGAYGKVFLVRKIGGGPDNGKLYAMKVLKKSSVMQKQKTLEHTRTERQVLEVVRRRPFFVSLHYAFQTATKLHLILDYVNGGELFTHLYQRDYFTEDAVRIYAAELVLALENLHKLGIIYRDIKLENILLDHDGHIVLADFGLCKQFLPHETDQRTHSFCGTIEYMAPEIVGGNGHDFSVDWWSFGVLIYELLTGASPFTVDGERNTQQEISKRILRSQPPIPSHLSPEVRDLLQMILVKDPDRRLGGGNRDADEIKRHPFFVSIDWKALAERRVPAPFRPNIRDELDTSNFAEEFTRLVPNVSLLMGNDPPTTQNKHQQIADSNNNCDPNSEDDDDDQDDPFVDYSYIAPSLIIDQSSSSPSSSSSSLSSIRPPIYRLQSYQQPKHHQQQMSQTHRVHRPDIWKLVNECSDISGHNNGDKLNVSKTKNHEFFDHYELVGPGRRKQSHQQQQFSSSSTNQYKDLGWLGDGSYSICHRCRHRKTGEHFAVKIVSRHWRRDSETGLSYDAALNERSLLHACQGHGNIVQLNEVFQDDKYMFIVLELLPGGELSSRIRQSTNRRFNERQAWLVFRQLVSAVQYLHSRGIVHRDLKPENVLFKHTASETFDDDNDDEAEIKLVDFGFARFIPSSGYRMTTPCCTLNYAAPEVLFQAVIQSQNSMITSKRSWTTTRGSFANHLYRDGYDNSCDLWSLGAVLYTMLTGRVPFQQSYHHYQQQQHRNSLTQNSKKSTAVNNYASYILERILSGQELNHNTMWINSQVKISAQCKSVINGLLTINPKQRLTMQQLLKHPWINEMIVMDPSNMSPSCKTNKFSINEQKNMASAQTMTMMMMTNTSKHVSVESMETAPIISTQQQQQQQSQGHLKMTFKKKKTTTTATSSSSGSINTTNSIIDSNSIVFTQKTNNDNDDESAEFEVIDFSINSGSSSSSSTSSSSSSRRYDSGIHSLSSSSTGNGMNISVGSSGHQASSSSSSLSSTYSSSASISSNNNTVLADNNKVEAFLATLSPSSSTNSIKRSKRPRNNCNDDDDDDHSFGLMDRNNNNVESDNSDNDDQQKPSSTPPIRARILMKMSMIKQQQQQQHQQSTTATRIVSIKKPRKRRRISTIVIDDD, from the exons atgattgtcattgattttcataatcatcatgtcgatgttggcgatgatgatgatattgtagaacgtcaacatttttataatcaacaacagccacaacaacatcatctaCGAATTCGACATTCAAAACAGGATATCAATAATG CAGATTCTACattgaatcagaatcaaCAGTCATCACCGTGTTGCCAAAATGATCAACAGCAACCACAACAAATCAtacaaaattgttgttgttgttgttgtcaaacaaaaataacatcaacagctctcaatcatcatcatcataattgttgTCGGTCATTGATTTCGGATGTTAATGTggatggacaacaacaacaacaagagcaACAGcaaacattaacaacaacagattcAAAGATCAATGCCATAGTGTTCGAACGTAATAATcctaattatgatgatgatggtgacatCTCCAACGTAAATATTCCTATAAAaacattgccatcatcatcatcatcatcaactcatgaaaaacaattatcattgacGGATATTGACCATAATaatactcatcatcattatccacaTGATCGGTCAAtgtcattattgaataatcaaacaaaatcaattcttGAAACGAAAcatttatcaacaacaacaacaatgttgaacacggataatgatgatttagtcaatgaatttgatgattgtcaacaacaacagcaacaacaaaaagataCTCGGTcatccaaacaaaaatcaatgaatgtcaTTAACCCATCTAACATACttgtagcagcagcagcaatacAAAAACagcctcatcatcatcatcatcatcaagaacaGAATAATCAATGTTTGGCCAATAAAACactaaaatcaaatgaaagtTTTCAAAATTGTATAAACTGtacaaataacaataataaaaataataataatcatccaacaacaattaaattAGCAATACGACGATCTCAGCAATTGAAATtgccatcaacaacaacaaccaccgaGAAGGAGAAGCAAAATAATTTGTCGAATTTTTTACGAAATAAACAATCaagaatcgataataataatgacgttgatgatgttgttgacgCAAATTCTTTGATTAATGGCAGCAGCCagcatcatcgtcatcatcaacgaaaaacTCGTGGAAAGAAtatcgatttgatgatgatgatgaccaacaacaacaacaataacaacaacaacaacaataacaacaacaacaacatcatcaacaacaacaacaacatcatttcGAATAGGAAAACAACATCTGTCGACATGAATGATTTCGATATACTCAAAGTTTTAGGAACTGGCGCCTATGGAAAG gtATTTTTAGTACGTAAAATTGGTGGTGGTCCAgataatggaaaattatATGCAATGAaagtattgaaaaaatcatcggtaatgcaaaaacagaaaacattGGAACATACACGTACTGAACGACAGGTTCTTGAAGTGGTACGACGTAgaccattttttgtttcattgcaTTATGCATTTCAAACAGCCACTAAATTACATCTTATTCTTg ATTATGTTAATGGTGGTGAACTATTCACACATTTATATCAACGTGATTATTTCACCGAAGATGCTGTACGTATTTATGCAGCCGAATTAGTATTAGCATTGGAAAATTTACAcaag CTTGGAATTATATATCGTGAtataaaattggaaaatattcTATTAGATCATGATGGACATATCGTATTGGCCGATTTTGGTCTTTGTAAACAATTTCTACCTCATGAAACT GATCAACGTACACATTCGTTTTGTGGAACAATCGAATATATGGCACCCGAAATTGTTGGTGGTAATGGACATGATTTTAGTG tTGATTGGTGGTCATTCGGTGTTTTAATCTACGAACTACTTACTGGTGCATCACCATTCACCGTTGATGGTGAACGTAATACACAACAAGAGATCTCAAAACGAATTTTACGTTCACAACCACCGATACCTAGCCATTTATCACCAGAAGTTCGTGATCTATTACAGATGATATTGGTTAAAGATCCGGATAGACGATTAGGTGGTGGTAATCGTGATGCCGATGAGATTAAAAGACATCCATTTTTTGTATCAATCGATTGGAAAGCATTAGCCGAACGACGTGTACCGGCACCATTTCGTCCAAATATTCGTGATGAATTAGATACAAGTAATTTTGCTGAAGAATTCACACGTCTTGTACCGaatgtttcattattgatggGCAATGATCCACCAACAACTCAAAATAAACATCAACAGATTGCCgattcgaataataattgtgatCCTAATAGCGaggatgacgatgatgatcaggatGATCCATTTGTTGACTATTCATATATAGCGCcatcattaatcattgatcaatcatcatcatcaccatcatcatcgtcgtcatcattatcatcgattcgTCCACCGATTTATCGATTACAATCATATCAGCAACCaaaacatcatcagcaacaaatgTCTCAAACACATCGTGTTCATAGGCCTGATATCTGGAAACTAGTCAATGAATGTTCAGATATTAGTGGCCACAATAATGGCGATAAACTGAATGTatctaaaacaaaaaatcatgaattctttgatcattatgaattgGTGGGTCCTGGGCGCCGTAAACAatcacatcaacaacaacaattttcatcatcatcaacaaatcaatatAAAGATTTAGGTTGGCTAGGTGATGGTAGCTATTCAATATGTCATCGATGTCGTCATCGTAAAACGGGTGAACATTTTGCCGTGAAAATTGTCTCTAGACATTGGCGTCGTGATTCAGAAACCGGATTATCATATGATGCAGCATTGAATGAACGGTCATTATTGCATGCATGTCAAGGACATGGAAACATTGTACAATTAAATGAAGTATTTCAAGATGATAAATATATGTTTATCGTTTTGGAATTATTACCTGGTGGTGAACTATCATCACGTATTCGTCAATCAACTAATCGTCGTTTCAATGAACGTCAAGCATGGCTTGTATTTCGTCAGCTTGTTTCCGCTGTACAATATCTACATTCCCGTGGCATTGTTCATCGTGACCTGAAACCCgag aatgtCCTTTTCAAACATACCGCCTCcgaaacatttgatgatgataatgatgatgaggcagaaatcaaattggttgattttggttttgcTCGATTCATACCCTCATCTGGTTATCGAATGACAACACCATGTTGTACATTAAATTATGCTGCACCAGAGGTACTTTTTCAGGCTGTGATACAATCTcagaattcaatgattacATCGAAACGATCATGGACAACTACACGTGGATCATTTGCTAATCATTTATATCGTGATGGATACGATAATAGCTGTGAT cTGTGGAGCCTTGGTGCTGTACTTTATACGATGCTCACTGGTCGCGTACCATTTCaacaatcatatcatcattatcaacaacagcagcacaGAAATTCTTTGacacaaaattcaaaaaaatctacTGCTGTCAATAATTATGcatcatatatattggaACGAATACTTTCTGGACAAGAATTGAATCATAATACAATGTGGATTAATAGTCAGGTGAAAATATCCGCTCAATGTAAATCTGTGATTAATGGTCTATTAACAATCAATCCAAAACAACGTTTAACTATGCAACAATTATTGAAACATCCATGgattaatgaaatgattgtaaTGGATCCTTCCAACATGAGTCCAAGTTGCAAGACAAATAAATTCTCaataaacgaacaaaaaaatatggctTCTGcacaaacaatgacaatgatgatgatgactaacACATCAAAGCATGTTAGTGTTGAATCAATGGAAACAGCGCCAATCATATcgacacaacaacaacaacaacaacaatcacaaggtcatttaaaaatgacattcaaaaagaaaaagactacaacaacagcaacgagTTCATCATCAGGATCTATAAATAccacaaattcaattatcgattccaattcaattgtttttacacaaaaaactaataatgataatgatgatgaatctgcCGAATTTGAAGTGATTGATTTTAGCATCAattctggatcatcatcatcatcatcgacctcatcatcatcatcaagtcgACGTTATGATTCAGGAatacattcattatcatcatcatctactgGAAATGGTATGAACATTAGTGTTGGTAGTAGTGGTCAtcaagcatcatcatcatcatcgtcattatcatcaacatattcatcatcagcatccatttcatctaataataatacagtTCTagctgataataataaagttgAAGCATTTCTAGCtacattatcaccatcatcatcaacgaattCGATCAAGCGTTCAAAACGTCCACGAaataattgtaatgatgatgatgatgatgaccattcaTTTGGGTTAATGgatcgtaataataataatgttgaatcaGATAATTCAGACAacgatgatcaacaaaaaccatcatcaacaccaccGATAAGAGCaagaattttgatgaaaatgtcaatgatcaaacagcaacaacaacaacaacatcaacaatcgaCGACTGCCACAAgaattgtttcaataaaaaaaccaagaaaGCGTCGTCGAATATCAACCAttgtcatcgatgatgattga